A DNA window from Streptomyces parvus contains the following coding sequences:
- a CDS encoding aquaporin: MTLTPAPEPVVPRPGPAAPPAADGLRSPESPRGPAPVLPRALCEAALTALLLFLVVTAVRWLVGPDPAAAARPAVLGGVVGTVVALFMMSPPGRCSGGHLNPAVTLALWRLGAFPGREVMPYAVAQLAGSVFGVWCAGLVWGPAAGRPPVRHASVRADPAWGDAAVLAAEAGVVAGSTLMLAVLLASPGGRRVLPYAVGLTTALVIGVLGPLSGGSANPARQFGPALLAGDTGRLWVYVLGPAVGAVLGAWAAGRMGLRQAAR; encoded by the coding sequence ATGACGCTCACGCCTGCGCCCGAACCCGTCGTTCCGAGACCCGGGCCGGCGGCCCCGCCCGCCGCGGACGGTCTCCGGTCACCGGAGTCCCCGCGCGGTCCCGCTCCCGTGCTGCCGCGAGCGCTCTGCGAGGCGGCGCTGACCGCGCTGCTGCTGTTCCTGGTCGTGACGGCTGTGCGGTGGCTCGTCGGGCCGGACCCGGCGGCGGCCGCCCGTCCGGCGGTGCTGGGCGGCGTCGTCGGGACCGTGGTCGCCCTGTTCATGATGTCCCCGCCCGGCCGGTGTTCGGGCGGCCATCTGAACCCGGCCGTCACCCTCGCCCTGTGGCGGCTCGGGGCCTTCCCCGGCCGCGAGGTCATGCCGTACGCCGTGGCCCAGTTGGCAGGGTCGGTGTTCGGGGTGTGGTGCGCGGGGCTGGTGTGGGGTCCGGCGGCCGGGCGCCCGCCGGTCCGGCACGCTTCGGTGCGGGCCGATCCGGCGTGGGGCGACGCGGCGGTCCTGGCGGCCGAGGCGGGGGTCGTGGCGGGGTCGACGCTGATGCTCGCCGTGCTGCTCGCGTCGCCGGGCGGGCGCCGGGTCCTGCCGTACGCGGTGGGGCTGACGACGGCCCTGGTGATCGGGGTCCTCGGCCCGCTGAGCGGCGGATCGGCGAACCCGGCGCGGCAGTTCGGCCCGGCCCTGCTGGCCGGGGACACCGGCCGGCTGTGGGTGTACGTTCTCGGGCCGGCCGTGGGGGCGGTGCTCGGCGCGTGGGCCGCGGGGCGGATGGGGCTCCGGCAGGCGGCCCGGTAG
- a CDS encoding chorismate mutase: protein MSTSEIDATVRAELNRLRESIDNIDAAVVHMLAERFKATQQVGRLKADHRLPPADPARETRQIARLRELAQSANLDPAFAEKLLNFIIAEVIRHHERIAEEAENGQARDA from the coding sequence ATGAGTACGAGCGAGATCGACGCGACCGTCCGGGCCGAGCTGAACCGGCTGCGCGAGAGCATCGACAACATCGACGCCGCCGTCGTCCACATGCTGGCCGAACGCTTCAAGGCCACCCAGCAGGTCGGCCGCCTCAAGGCCGACCACCGGCTGCCGCCCGCCGACCCCGCCCGCGAGACCCGCCAGATCGCCCGGCTCAGGGAGCTGGCGCAGAGCGCCAACCTGGACCCGGCGTTCGCCGAGAAGCTGCTGAACTTCATCATCGCCGAGGTGATCCGGCACCACGAGCGGATCGCCGAGGAGGCGGAGAACGGCCAGGCGCGGGACGCCTGA
- a CDS encoding AraC family transcriptional regulator has product MYHTWMRFFTPSPLHHRLGLVCLGVGLQHGALPTVGPRTLDHHVAVIVNSGTGWFKGPDGRRTPVTGPSLIWLTPGTPHHYGADPGTGWDESFVDFTGPATATYTELGYIEPERPLVPLADTAAPRAAVGRIVRAARRGNPLLEAETGAAVHELLVSLRRARAGIGPDGDPVLQALARDAYQPLTVAQHASRHGMTPAELRTAVRRGAGCSPKDYLLGIRLGRAKELLAATDLPVAAVARRVGYDDPAYFSRLFARRVGTAPVRFREQQGRSVPGGWSDQVPDPDDPPTIGP; this is encoded by the coding sequence ATGTACCACACCTGGATGCGCTTCTTCACCCCGAGCCCGCTCCACCACCGCCTGGGCCTCGTCTGCCTCGGCGTCGGCCTCCAGCACGGCGCGCTGCCCACCGTCGGACCCCGCACCCTCGACCACCACGTCGCCGTGATCGTCAACTCCGGCACCGGCTGGTTCAAGGGCCCCGACGGCCGCCGCACCCCCGTCACCGGCCCCAGCCTCATCTGGCTGACCCCCGGCACCCCCCACCACTACGGCGCCGACCCCGGCACCGGCTGGGACGAGAGCTTCGTCGACTTCACCGGCCCCGCCACCGCCACGTACACCGAGCTCGGCTACATCGAGCCCGAACGCCCCCTCGTCCCGCTCGCCGACACCGCCGCCCCGCGCGCCGCCGTCGGGCGCATCGTGCGCGCCGCCCGCCGCGGCAACCCCCTCCTGGAGGCCGAGACCGGGGCCGCCGTCCACGAACTCCTCGTCTCCCTGCGCCGCGCCCGCGCCGGCATCGGCCCCGACGGCGACCCGGTGCTCCAGGCGCTCGCCCGCGACGCCTACCAGCCGCTCACCGTCGCCCAGCACGCCTCGCGGCACGGCATGACCCCCGCCGAACTGCGCACCGCCGTACGGCGCGGCGCCGGCTGCAGCCCCAAGGACTACCTGCTCGGTATCCGTCTCGGCCGGGCCAAGGAACTCCTCGCCGCCACCGACCTCCCGGTCGCCGCCGTGGCCCGCCGCGTCGGCTACGACGACCCCGCCTACTTCTCCCGGCTCTTCGCCCGCCGGGTCGGCACCGCCCCCGTCCGCTTCCGCGAACAGCAGGGCCGCAGCGTGCCCGGCGGCTGGAGCGACCAGGTACCCGACCCCGACGACCCGCCGACGATCGGGCCGTGA